The following coding sequences are from one Triticum aestivum cultivar Chinese Spring chromosome 5A, IWGSC CS RefSeq v2.1, whole genome shotgun sequence window:
- the LOC123103607 gene encoding protein alan shepard, which produces MDSGNSGSLQSSSGGDDDFDSRGGGGVDSSPLSALLRPTPSPSAAGAFSMHGSLYGLQDFASAPPPPQQQQQQHHQQHQQQQQASWSAQFMAGPASSSSRVGPPDAGMGGASAHQAPDPSAAAATAPPRGSRKRARASRRAPTTVLTTDTSNFRAMVQEFTGIPNPPFAAGAGGPGGSFNSRFDHIFSSSALRSAAGAAGDPASSLPPYLLRPFAQKLQTAPSPFAPFTSPSSSTPPSSNMGIANANARAPATAAATTTASANQRGVAGDDFQLTSSALLRMQDHSSNYLSFQNLLGSTQPSSQHMFGGMSHGASRLHEQSPSEFMPGAGSGSMGLTHGGMMVSEGMHMHQQQRSDVHQGGDELSGVVRAGASGSGGGSCKLNYPPHTGAPSSSAAASTDMPPDGASRSSRGEGLDPWLCTSE; this is translated from the coding sequence ATGGACTCCGGCAACAGCGGCAGCCTCCAGTCGTccagcggcggcgacgacgacttcgactcgcggggcggcggcggcgtcgactcCTCGCCGCTCTCCGCGCTGCTCCGGCCCACGCCCTCGCCCTCCGCGGCCGGGGCCTTCTCGATGCACGGATCGCTCTACGGCCTTCAGGATTtcgcctccgccccgccgccgccgcagcagcaacagcaacagcaccaCCAGcaacaccagcagcagcagcaggcgtcCTGGTCGGCGCAGTTCATGGCGGGGCCGGCCTCCTCGTCGTCGCGTGTCGGGCCGCCCGACGCGGGCATGGGCGGCGCGAGCGCGCATCAGGCGCCTGATCCGTCGGCTGCGGCTGCGACGGCGCCGCCCAGGGGGTCGCGGAAGAGGGCGCGCGCGTCGCGGCGTGCACCCACGACGGTGCTCACCACCGACACCTCAAACTTCCGCGCCATGGTGCAGGAGTTCACCGGCATCCCTAACCCGCCCTTCGCTGCCGGCGCAGGGGGGCCCGGTGGGTCTTTCAACTCCCGCTTCGACCACATCTTCTCGTCCTCCGCCCTCCGCTCCGCCGCCGGTGCGGCCGGCGATCCAGCCTCCTCGCTGCCGCCGTACCTCCTCCGTCCTTTCGCGCAGAAGCTCCAGACGGCACCTTCGCCTTTCGCGCCCTTCACGTCGCCGTCCTCGTCAACACCTCCGTCGTCGAACATGGGCATCGCCAATGCCAATGCCAGGGCGCCCGCCACGGCCGCCGCCACCACAACAGCGTCTGCCAATCAGCGCGGCGTCGCCGGAGATGACTTCCAGCTGACGTCCTCGGCGCTCCTGCGGATGCAGGACCACAGCAGCAACTACCTGTCTTTCCAGAACCTCCTCGGCTCCACGCAGCCTTCGTCGCAGCACATGTTCGGCGGCATGTCGCATGGTGCATCGAGGCTGCACGAGCAATCGCCGTCGGAGTTCATGCCAGGCGCCGGGAGCGGGAGCATGGGGCTCACCCACGGCGGGATGATGGTCTCGGAGGGGATGCACATGCACCAACAACAAAGAAGCGACGTCCACCAGGGCGGCGACGAGCTGTCGGGCGTGGTCCGGGCCGGCGCGTccgggagcggcggcggcagctgcaAGTTGAACTACCCGCCCCACACCGGCGCGCCATCGTCGTCGGCGGCAGCCAGCACCGACATGCCACCGGACGGCGCCTCCCGGAGCAGCCGCGGCGAGGGCCTAGACCCATGGCTTTGTACATCCGAGTAG